From Thermomonas sp. XSG, one genomic window encodes:
- the fabF gene encoding beta-ketoacyl-ACP synthase II: MGKRRVVVTGMGIVSPLGHDLAGNWDGIVNGRSGIGMVEGFDASTYPTRIAGEIRDFDVTRWVNVKDAKKMDHFIHYGIAASLMAKDDAGLEVTEANAERIGALIGAGIGGIWGIEETAIKLHEGGVRKISPFYIPSTIINMLPGQLSLMTGIKGPTFSAVSACATSNHSIGMAMRMIQYGDADVMFAGGAERGSSPTSMGGFCAMKAMSTRNDDPARASRPWDAGRDGFVLGDGAGVLVLEEYEHAKARGARIYCELAGFGATSDAFHMTAPSENGEGPARCMAMAFRDAGINPEDVGYLNAHGTSTPLGDVAETLAIKRALGDHAYKTMVSSTKSMTGHLLGAAGGVEAIYSIKALQTGIIPPTINLETPGEGCDLDYVPNVAREAKIDVVVSNGFGFGGTNGTLVFKRI, from the coding sequence ATGGGCAAGCGACGCGTGGTGGTCACGGGCATGGGCATCGTCTCGCCGCTGGGCCACGACCTGGCCGGCAACTGGGATGGCATCGTCAACGGCCGCTCCGGCATCGGCATGGTGGAAGGCTTCGATGCCAGCACCTACCCGACCCGCATCGCCGGCGAGATCCGCGACTTCGACGTCACCCGCTGGGTGAACGTGAAGGATGCGAAGAAGATGGACCACTTCATCCACTACGGCATCGCCGCCTCGCTGATGGCGAAGGACGATGCCGGGCTGGAAGTGACCGAGGCCAATGCCGAGCGCATCGGTGCGCTGATCGGCGCGGGCATCGGCGGGATCTGGGGCATCGAGGAAACCGCCATCAAGCTGCACGAGGGCGGGGTGCGCAAGATCAGCCCGTTCTACATCCCCAGCACCATCATCAACATGCTCCCTGGCCAGCTCTCGCTGATGACCGGGATCAAGGGGCCGACCTTCTCGGCGGTCTCCGCCTGTGCCACCTCGAACCACAGCATCGGCATGGCGATGCGCATGATCCAGTACGGCGACGCCGACGTGATGTTCGCCGGCGGTGCCGAGCGCGGCAGCTCGCCGACCTCGATGGGCGGCTTCTGCGCGATGAAGGCGATGAGCACCCGCAACGACGATCCCGCCCGCGCCTCGCGCCCGTGGGACGCCGGCCGCGACGGCTTCGTGCTGGGCGATGGCGCCGGCGTGCTGGTGCTGGAGGAGTACGAGCACGCCAAGGCCCGCGGTGCCCGCATCTACTGCGAGCTGGCCGGCTTCGGTGCGACTTCCGATGCCTTCCACATGACCGCACCCAGCGAGAACGGCGAGGGGCCCGCGCGCTGCATGGCGATGGCCTTCCGTGACGCCGGCATCAACCCGGAGGACGTGGGTTACCTCAACGCGCACGGCACCAGCACCCCGCTCGGCGACGTGGCCGAGACGCTGGCGATCAAGCGTGCGCTGGGCGACCACGCCTACAAGACGATGGTCAGCTCGACCAAGTCCATGACCGGCCACCTGCTAGGTGCCGCCGGCGGGGTGGAGGCGATCTATTCGATCAAGGCGCTGCAGACCGGCATCATCCCGCCCACCATCAACCTGGAAACCCCGGGTGAGGGCTGCGACCTGGACTACGTACCGAACGTGGCGCGCGAGGCGAAGATCGACGTGGTGGTGTCCAACGGCTTCGGTTTCGGTGGCACCAACGGCACGCTGGTGTTCAAGCGGATCTGA
- a CDS encoding aminodeoxychorismate synthase component I codes for MTAATLPADIDLLDLHRLDPARYPVLLESSATGAHGRRDLLLAHAGEGFALHRDGVARTLSGEALAGGFFDVLDRQWRAAATGAGLPLAGGWALLLGYELAAQVEPVLALPQAAGGLPVAIALRCPAVVLRDRSSGGLRAAAEAGFEAWLPRIQADIERARALPPLPAWAPPIRIDEDEPRRYLDGVARVLDYLAAGDVFQANLSRGWEAGFAGPLDPAALFQRLRQHNPAPFAGLFHSGWGSVVSASPERLLSVRAGVAETRPIAGTRARFPGDDDAARIRELVGHPKERAEHVMLLDLERNDLGRVCAPGSVQVDELMTVESYAHVHHIVSNVRGQLRAEVTPGQALAALFPGGTITGCPKVRCMQIVAELEGVGRGAYTGAMGWLGHDGDMDLNILIRSAEVEGDTLRFRTGAGIVIDSDPHRELEETRAKARGMLRALGVE; via the coding sequence ATGACTGCCGCCACCCTGCCTGCCGACATCGACCTGCTCGACCTGCACCGGCTCGACCCGGCGCGCTACCCGGTGCTGCTGGAGTCCAGCGCCACCGGCGCGCACGGTCGTCGTGACCTGCTGCTGGCCCACGCCGGCGAGGGCTTCGCCCTGCATCGCGATGGAGTGGCGCGCACGCTGTCGGGCGAAGCGCTCGCAGGCGGGTTCTTCGACGTGCTCGACCGGCAATGGCGGGCGGCCGCGACCGGCGCCGGTCTGCCGTTGGCCGGCGGCTGGGCGCTGCTGCTGGGATACGAGCTTGCGGCGCAGGTGGAGCCGGTGCTGGCGCTGCCGCAGGCGGCGGGCGGGCTGCCCGTGGCCATCGCGCTGCGCTGTCCGGCGGTGGTCCTGCGTGATCGCAGCAGCGGCGGGCTCCGGGCTGCCGCCGAGGCCGGCTTCGAGGCATGGCTCCCGCGCATCCAAGCGGACATCGAACGGGCGCGTGCCCTGCCGCCGCTGCCGGCATGGGCGCCGCCGATCCGCATCGACGAAGACGAGCCCCGGCGCTATCTCGATGGGGTGGCGCGTGTGCTGGACTACCTCGCCGCCGGCGATGTGTTCCAGGCCAACCTCTCGCGCGGTTGGGAAGCCGGGTTCGCGGGCCCGTTGGATCCGGCCGCGCTGTTCCAGCGCCTGCGCCAGCACAATCCGGCGCCGTTCGCGGGGCTGTTCCACAGTGGGTGGGGCAGCGTGGTCAGCGCTTCGCCGGAGCGGTTGCTGTCGGTACGCGCGGGCGTTGCCGAAACCCGCCCGATCGCCGGCACCCGCGCACGCTTCCCCGGCGACGACGATGCCGCGCGCATCCGCGAGCTGGTGGGCCATCCCAAGGAGCGCGCTGAACACGTCATGCTGCTGGACTTGGAGCGCAACGACCTCGGCCGCGTGTGCGCGCCGGGCAGCGTGCAGGTGGACGAGCTGATGACGGTGGAAAGCTATGCGCATGTCCACCACATCGTCAGCAACGTGCGTGGCCAGCTGCGCGCGGAGGTGACGCCGGGGCAGGCGCTGGCCGCGCTGTTCCCCGGCGGCACGATCACGGGTTGCCCGAAGGTGCGCTGCATGCAGATCGTGGCCGAGCTGGAAGGCGTGGGCCGCGGCGCCTACACCGGCGCGATGGGTTGGCTGGGGCACGACGGCGACATGGACCTGAACATCCTGATCCGCAGTGCCGAGGTGGAGGGCGACACCCTGCGCTTCCGCACCGGCGCCGGCATCGTGATCGACTCCGATCCGCACCGCGAGCTGGAGGAAACCCGCGCCAAGGCACGCGGCATGCTGCGGGCGCTGGGGGTCGAGTGA
- the pabC gene encoding aminodeoxychorismate lyase, which translates to MNAMASAAFVGLARVDGVSVANRGLAYGDGVFETMRVHDGELPLWPGHLARLREGAQRLGIGLPDPAFIEACIDEMIDGADAGVIKLLLTRGDGGRGYAPPVDAQPAWTLALYPLPPIASGGLCLHACDTRLAIQPALAGIKHCNRLEQVLARAEAERAGCDEGLMRDTEGRVVCATAANLLAHRNGRWLTPPVARCGVAGVLRGWLLAQGLVEEAELAPGEVEDAAALALCNAVRGILPVSLLGARNWAAHPALTELQARLAMAYPMFSNPAVGA; encoded by the coding sequence ATGAACGCCATGGCATCCGCGGCGTTCGTCGGGCTTGCGCGCGTGGACGGCGTTTCCGTCGCCAATCGCGGCCTTGCCTACGGCGACGGCGTGTTCGAAACCATGCGCGTGCATGACGGCGAACTGCCGCTGTGGCCGGGCCATCTCGCGCGGCTGCGCGAAGGCGCGCAACGGCTTGGCATCGGCTTGCCCGATCCGGCCTTCATCGAGGCATGCATCGACGAGATGATTGACGGCGCCGATGCAGGCGTGATCAAGCTGCTGCTCACCCGGGGCGACGGTGGCCGCGGCTATGCGCCGCCGGTCGATGCGCAGCCGGCGTGGACATTGGCGCTGTATCCGCTGCCGCCGATCGCCAGCGGCGGCCTGTGCCTGCATGCCTGTGACACACGGTTGGCGATCCAGCCCGCGCTGGCCGGCATCAAGCACTGCAATCGCCTTGAACAGGTGCTTGCGCGCGCCGAAGCCGAGCGCGCCGGTTGCGACGAAGGGCTGATGCGGGACACCGAAGGCCGCGTGGTCTGTGCCACTGCCGCCAACCTGCTGGCGCATCGTAATGGCCGCTGGCTGACGCCGCCGGTTGCCCGCTGCGGCGTGGCCGGGGTGCTGCGCGGCTGGCTGCTGGCGCAGGGACTGGTAGAGGAGGCCGAACTGGCGCCAGGTGAGGTGGAGGACGCCGCCGCACTGGCGCTCTGCAACGCCGTGCGCGGTATCCTGCCGGTCTCCCTGCTGGGCGCGCGCAACTGGGCGGCGCACCCGGCGCTGACCGAACTGCAGGCGCGACTGGCGATGGCCTATCCAATGTTTTCCAATCCTGCGGTGGGCGCATGA
- the mltG gene encoding endolytic transglycosylase MltG, producing the protein MKARRPLLILLLAVLAVAAWYWDRLRTFAEAPLPGIQADAGLVVARGDNLDKVLRKLQAQGVDTGDRLYWQLLARQTGAAGRLQVGEYALREDTSPRALLQAMRDGKVVRRMFTIIEGWNIRDLRAALRKAPLLEQKTAQMDDAALMAALGHAGQHPEGRFLPETYAWVRGDSDLDILKRAYADMDKALDLAWKSRAPDLPLDNRDQALTLASIVEKETGIAEERPAIAGVFVRRLKTGMRLQTDPTVIYGMGSSYTGNIRRSDLTTDTPYNTYTRDGLPPTPIAMPGKAALQAATHPAPGDALYFVAVGDGSGRHVFSASLDAHNSAVRGYVQRYRAQRQAEREGATPK; encoded by the coding sequence ATGAAGGCGCGTCGGCCGCTGCTGATCCTGCTGCTGGCCGTGCTGGCGGTGGCGGCGTGGTACTGGGACCGTTTACGCACCTTCGCCGAGGCGCCGTTGCCCGGCATCCAGGCGGACGCCGGGCTGGTGGTCGCGCGCGGCGACAACCTGGACAAGGTGCTGCGCAAGCTGCAGGCGCAGGGCGTGGACACCGGCGACCGCCTGTACTGGCAGCTGCTGGCGCGCCAGACCGGTGCCGCCGGCCGGCTGCAGGTGGGCGAATACGCGCTGCGGGAGGACACCTCGCCGCGGGCGCTGCTGCAGGCGATGCGCGACGGCAAGGTGGTGCGGCGCATGTTCACCATCATCGAAGGCTGGAACATCCGCGACCTGCGGGCGGCGCTGCGCAAGGCGCCGCTGCTGGAGCAGAAGACCGCGCAGATGGATGACGCTGCGCTGATGGCGGCGCTGGGCCATGCCGGCCAGCATCCGGAGGGCCGCTTCCTGCCCGAAACCTATGCCTGGGTACGCGGCGACTCCGACCTCGACATCCTCAAGCGCGCCTACGCCGACATGGACAAGGCGCTGGATCTGGCGTGGAAATCGCGCGCACCGGACCTGCCGCTGGACAACCGCGACCAGGCGCTGACGCTGGCCTCGATCGTCGAGAAGGAAACCGGGATCGCCGAGGAGCGGCCGGCCATCGCCGGCGTGTTCGTGCGCCGGCTGAAGACCGGCATGCGCCTGCAGACCGATCCCACCGTGATCTACGGCATGGGCTCCAGCTACACCGGCAATATCCGCCGCAGCGACCTGACCACCGATACGCCCTACAACACCTACACCCGCGACGGCCTGCCGCCGACGCCCATCGCCATGCCCGGCAAGGCGGCGCTGCAGGCGGCCACGCATCCGGCGCCGGGCGATGCGCTGTATTTCGTCGCGGTGGGCGATGGCAGCGGGCGGCATGTGTTCAGCGCCTCGCTGGACGCACACAACAGCGCGGTGCGCGGCTACGTGCAGCGCTACCGCGCGCAGCGCCAGGCCGAGCGTGAAGGAGCCACGCCGAAGTGA
- the tmk gene encoding dTMP kinase, with amino-acid sequence MLQSKPRLLTIEGGEGAGKSTVLSALRDALLADGCEVVCTREPGGTPLAERIRGLLLDTGDEPVHPHTELLLMFAARAQHVQRVVLPALARGAWVISDRFTDSSYAYQGAARGMDEGFIAELERRAVGIEPGLTLLLDLGVAHARERTRGRDLLGGASPDRIERERDDFFERVREGFLARATAHPQRIRVLDASPDAATVAAAALAVLADYRKALA; translated from the coding sequence ATGCTGCAATCGAAGCCGCGTCTGCTGACCATCGAAGGCGGCGAGGGTGCGGGCAAGAGCACCGTGCTGTCGGCGCTTCGCGACGCCCTGCTGGCCGATGGCTGCGAAGTGGTCTGCACCCGCGAGCCGGGCGGCACGCCGCTGGCCGAGCGCATCCGCGGCCTGCTACTGGACACCGGCGACGAACCGGTGCATCCGCATACCGAACTGCTGCTGATGTTCGCCGCGCGCGCGCAGCACGTGCAGCGGGTAGTGCTGCCGGCGCTGGCGCGCGGCGCGTGGGTGATTTCCGATCGCTTCACCGATTCCAGCTACGCCTACCAGGGCGCGGCGCGGGGCATGGATGAAGGCTTCATCGCCGAACTCGAGCGGCGCGCGGTCGGCATCGAGCCCGGCCTGACCCTGCTGCTGGACCTGGGCGTGGCGCACGCGCGCGAACGCACCCGCGGGCGCGACCTGTTGGGCGGCGCTTCGCCGGACCGCATCGAGCGCGAGCGCGACGACTTCTTCGAGCGCGTACGCGAAGGTTTCCTGGCGCGTGCGACAGCGCATCCGCAGCGCATCCGCGTGCTCGATGCCAGCCCGGACGCCGCCACCGTCGCCGCCGCCGCGCTGGCGGTGCTGGCCGACTACCGCAAGGCGCTGGCATGA
- a CDS encoding DNA polymerase III subunit delta' (catalyzes the DNA-template-directed extension of the 3'-end of a DNA strand; the delta' subunit seems to interact with the gamma subunit to transfer the beta subunit on the DNA), translating into MNLPPLSAWQQRAYTQAAAAIEAGHFGHATLITGPALIGKRLLAEHLARRVLCLSPRPDGEACGACRSCALFASRAQMETPEVRPDGTPAHPWGHSAHPDLRFLGFEINHKTGKPRSEIVIEQIRALSEKMGMTAQLGGAQVVIVDPCDAINWSAFNALLKTLEEPQPGRYLWLLASSPARLPATIRSRCQRLELRLPPRDEALQWLRQRGHPEALASEALDAARGHPGLADAWASGDGLALRRDAVKDAQALMRGQAEASEVAQRWVADGRAAERLGHLAEFALREAAGLTDPAATRTLAARFDAANRARELLHTTVRADLAVAEALLAWR; encoded by the coding sequence ATGAATCTTCCACCGCTCTCGGCCTGGCAGCAGCGCGCCTACACGCAGGCGGCGGCCGCCATCGAAGCCGGGCACTTCGGCCACGCAACGCTGATCACCGGGCCGGCGCTGATCGGCAAGCGCCTGCTCGCCGAACACCTGGCCCGACGCGTGCTGTGCCTGTCGCCGCGCCCCGATGGCGAGGCCTGCGGCGCCTGCAGGAGTTGCGCGCTGTTCGCCTCGCGCGCGCAGATGGAAACGCCGGAAGTCCGCCCGGACGGCACGCCGGCGCACCCGTGGGGGCATAGCGCACATCCGGACCTGCGCTTCCTTGGTTTCGAAATCAACCACAAGACCGGCAAGCCGCGCAGCGAGATCGTCATCGAGCAGATCCGTGCGCTGTCGGAAAAAATGGGCATGACCGCGCAGCTCGGCGGTGCGCAGGTGGTGATCGTCGACCCCTGCGATGCGATCAACTGGAGCGCCTTCAACGCGCTGTTGAAGACGCTGGAAGAGCCGCAACCCGGGCGTTACCTGTGGCTGCTGGCATCCAGCCCGGCGCGGTTGCCCGCCACCATCCGCAGCCGTTGCCAGCGGTTGGAGCTGCGCTTGCCGCCGCGCGACGAGGCCCTGCAGTGGCTGCGCCAGCGAGGCCACCCGGAAGCTCTGGCCAGCGAGGCGCTGGATGCCGCGCGCGGACACCCGGGGCTGGCCGATGCGTGGGCATCGGGGGATGGCCTGGCGCTGCGCCGTGACGCGGTCAAGGACGCGCAGGCGCTGATGCGCGGGCAGGCCGAGGCGAGCGAGGTCGCCCAGCGTTGGGTGGCCGACGGACGCGCCGCGGAACGTTTGGGTCATCTGGCAGAGTTCGCGCTGCGCGAGGCGGCGGGCTTGACCGATCCGGCCGCAACCCGCACGCTGGCCGCGCGCTTCGACGCGGCTAACCGCGCCCGCGAGCTGCTGCACACCACGGTGCGCGCGGATCTGGCGGTGGCGGAAGCGCTGCTGGCATGGCGCTGA
- a CDS encoding PilZ domain-containing protein, which yields MSNPTGGARQGILSLAIKDKAALYNAYMPFIRQGGIFVPTARRYFIGDEVFLLLTLPDSSERLPVAGKVVWVTPTGAQGNRAAGIGVQFADTAEGEAVRGKIETTLAGTLNADQPTQTM from the coding sequence ATGAGCAATCCGACCGGTGGGGCGAGGCAGGGCATCCTGTCGCTGGCGATCAAGGACAAGGCGGCGCTGTACAACGCCTACATGCCCTTCATCCGCCAGGGCGGCATCTTCGTGCCCACCGCGCGCCGCTACTTCATCGGCGATGAGGTGTTCCTGCTGCTGACCCTGCCGGATTCCTCCGAGCGCCTGCCGGTTGCCGGCAAGGTGGTATGGGTGACGCCCACCGGCGCGCAGGGCAACCGTGCCGCCGGCATCGGCGTGCAGTTCGCCGATACCGCGGAAGGGGAAGCGGTGCGCGGCAAGATCGAAACCACCCTGGCCGGCACCCTCAACGCGGACCAGCCAACGCAAACGATGTAA
- a CDS encoding GntR family transcriptional regulator — MARTSPLMIQVATGDPRPIGRQIVDAVRMKIATGELTHGNQLPSVRGLAQQLMINPNTVAKAYAELTTEGWLESRQGTGLFVAAPRQRLSDAERDRRLDDAVGRFVNDVIPLGFAADEVQARVADAFELLVPRKTA; from the coding sequence ATGGCCCGAACCAGCCCCCTGATGATCCAGGTCGCCACCGGCGATCCGCGCCCGATCGGCCGCCAGATCGTCGATGCCGTGCGCATGAAGATCGCCACCGGCGAGCTCACGCACGGCAACCAGCTGCCCAGTGTCCGCGGGCTTGCCCAGCAGCTGATGATCAATCCGAATACCGTCGCCAAGGCCTATGCCGAGCTGACCACCGAGGGTTGGCTGGAATCGCGCCAGGGCACGGGCCTGTTCGTCGCCGCACCCCGCCAGCGATTGTCCGACGCCGAGCGGGACCGCCGCCTGGACGATGCCGTCGGCCGCTTCGTCAACGACGTGATTCCGCTGGGCTTTGCAGCCGACGAGGTGCAGGCGCGGGTCGCCGACGCCTTCGAACTGCTGGTGCCCCGCAAGACCGCCTGA
- a CDS encoding ATP-binding cassette domain-containing protein: MPNDSIIETRALSKRYGRKLALDRLDLAIPRGRVHAIVGANGAGKSTLFRILLGFMPPSAGEARILGKDSQQLTPQDRARIGFVNEEHTLPGWMRVSQVVAMQRHQYGRWNQQVFDGVIGHYHVLPEQKVGQLSRGERAGFNLALALAQKPELLVLDEPTLGLDVVAKRAFLESLLYSNAADDCTVIYCSHQMEEIERVADNLIILERGQLRHMSAPEEFTARVSHWVADVPFKGPDPRTVPGLLEVQRLDGLHHYLVLDQDHAFEQFLRASGARTVQSMPVSLDRAVNAFLAKHHAAPAAA; the protein is encoded by the coding sequence ATGCCCAACGATTCCATCATCGAAACCCGTGCGCTGTCCAAGCGCTACGGACGCAAGCTGGCGCTGGACCGGCTTGACCTCGCGATTCCCCGCGGCCGGGTCCACGCCATCGTCGGCGCCAACGGCGCAGGCAAGTCCACGTTGTTCCGCATCCTGCTGGGCTTCATGCCGCCCAGCGCGGGCGAAGCGCGCATCCTCGGCAAGGACAGCCAGCAGCTGACGCCGCAGGACCGCGCCCGGATCGGCTTCGTCAACGAAGAACACACCCTGCCGGGATGGATGCGGGTGTCGCAGGTGGTGGCGATGCAGCGCCACCAGTACGGTCGCTGGAACCAGCAGGTGTTCGACGGCGTGATCGGCCACTACCACGTGCTGCCGGAGCAGAAGGTCGGCCAGCTTTCGCGTGGCGAGCGCGCCGGCTTCAACCTCGCGCTGGCGCTGGCCCAGAAACCCGAGCTGCTGGTGCTGGACGAGCCGACGCTGGGCCTGGACGTGGTGGCCAAGCGCGCCTTCCTGGAGTCGCTGCTGTACAGCAACGCCGCCGACGACTGCACGGTGATCTATTGCTCGCACCAGATGGAGGAGATCGAGCGGGTTGCCGACAACCTCATCATCCTCGAGCGCGGGCAGCTGCGGCACATGTCGGCCCCGGAGGAGTTCACCGCGCGCGTGAGCCACTGGGTGGCCGACGTGCCGTTCAAGGGCCCCGATCCGCGCACCGTGCCGGGCCTGCTCGAAGTGCAGCGCCTCGACGGACTGCACCACTACCTGGTGCTGGACCAGGACCACGCGTTCGAACAGTTCCTGCGCGCCAGCGGCGCACGCACGGTGCAGTCGATGCCGGTCAGCCTGGACCGCGCCGTCAACGCCTTTCTCGCCAAGCACCATGCCGCCCCGGCCGCGGCCTGA
- a CDS encoding prolyl oligopeptidase family serine peptidase, which yields MTKFRTCGMLTLLALVFLAAGVAAAGEPTAANALRAAVAVQRALPRAPQLPRTDFLDARALSAVTLSPAGDFVAWLREHGESRSLVLLPTAGGKARILVGRTQARQLLWSRDGRWLFLRAPDSLSTVSAEGRAGVRVPLGGAEQRQLMKVDPSRPAAVLMRERIGAGGNERWRIVRMDVGGKRSVLREDPRWVHDVALDAAGRIVALARFEGDHDALHRVRPDGALREVLRLRPMERVGLLAVLPAGGLLLEGNPGGDFRRVLRLDADDRLHTLHEDPRGEADLDEVVLDPRTSLPLAASYRSTVAATYGIGAAAPVVAAIARRLPGRDIAVQAGSAASSPWLVSERAATLRDPRWYLFDPRGGGLRRILDEPVRNAHPPSEARLARKLAVSYLASDGLRVHGFLLLPPGVDPARAPLIAQVHGGPINHFRPGFDGVAQFLANRGYVVFQSNFRGSTGHGRAYTFASNGDYGNGRVQQDIEEGVRWLLARGIGDAQRVGIVGHSFGGYSALLGLTFQPELFKVGVAGAPPADLGWAMRWLLASGEQGDLPDRSLQQTLRALSLDAGDPATFARLHAQSPLANASKMRRPLLVMAGGADRTVAIREVTHYVATLKAQGSPVTLLVEPGGGHSPLAPVAREAYLFAMETMLQRHLGGPEPDPPGQRLRAYLRGNLRLAGPEFTGFANRPAR from the coding sequence ATGACGAAATTCCGTACCTGCGGGATGCTGACCCTGCTCGCGCTGGTGTTCCTCGCAGCGGGTGTTGCCGCTGCGGGCGAGCCGACCGCCGCCAACGCGCTGCGCGCCGCCGTCGCCGTCCAGCGCGCATTGCCGCGCGCGCCGCAACTGCCGCGTACCGACTTCCTCGACGCCCGCGCCTTGTCGGCGGTGACGCTGTCACCCGCCGGCGATTTCGTGGCGTGGCTGCGTGAGCACGGCGAATCGCGCAGCTTGGTGCTGCTGCCCACTGCCGGTGGCAAGGCGCGGATATTGGTGGGGCGCACCCAGGCACGCCAGCTGCTCTGGTCGCGCGACGGGCGCTGGCTGTTCCTGCGCGCTCCGGATTCGCTGTCCACTGTGTCGGCCGAAGGTCGTGCCGGCGTGCGCGTGCCGCTGGGCGGGGCGGAGCAGCGGCAGCTGATGAAGGTGGATCCTTCGCGGCCTGCGGCGGTGCTGATGCGCGAGCGCATCGGCGCCGGCGGCAACGAGCGCTGGCGCATCGTGCGCATGGACGTGGGTGGAAAGCGCAGCGTGCTGCGCGAGGACCCGCGCTGGGTGCATGACGTTGCGCTGGATGCCGCTGGGAGGATCGTTGCGCTGGCGCGTTTCGAGGGCGACCACGATGCGCTGCATCGCGTACGGCCCGATGGCGCGCTGCGCGAAGTGCTGCGCCTGCGGCCGATGGAGCGGGTCGGCCTGCTGGCCGTCCTGCCCGCCGGTGGGCTGCTGTTGGAGGGCAATCCGGGTGGCGATTTCCGCCGCGTATTGCGACTGGATGCGGACGACCGCCTGCACACCCTGCACGAGGACCCGCGCGGTGAAGCCGATCTGGATGAGGTGGTGCTCGATCCGCGTACCTCGCTGCCGCTGGCGGCGAGCTATCGCAGCACCGTGGCCGCCACTTACGGCATCGGCGCTGCCGCGCCGGTGGTGGCCGCCATCGCACGGCGTTTACCGGGCCGCGACATCGCCGTGCAGGCGGGCAGCGCCGCTTCGTCGCCGTGGCTGGTGTCGGAACGCGCAGCGACCTTGCGTGATCCACGCTGGTACCTGTTCGATCCCCGCGGCGGCGGCCTTCGCCGCATCCTCGACGAGCCGGTGCGGAACGCGCATCCGCCGTCGGAGGCTCGGCTCGCGCGCAAGCTCGCTGTGTCCTACCTCGCTTCCGATGGCCTGCGCGTGCATGGCTTCCTGCTGCTGCCGCCCGGCGTGGATCCGGCGCGGGCGCCGCTGATCGCCCAGGTGCACGGCGGGCCGATCAACCACTTCCGCCCCGGCTTCGACGGCGTGGCGCAGTTCCTCGCCAACCGCGGTTACGTGGTGTTCCAGTCGAACTTCCGCGGCTCCACCGGTCATGGCCGCGCCTACACGTTCGCGTCGAACGGCGATTACGGCAACGGCCGCGTCCAGCAGGACATCGAGGAGGGCGTGCGCTGGCTGCTGGCCCGCGGCATCGGCGACGCGCAGCGCGTCGGCATCGTCGGCCATTCCTTCGGCGGCTATTCCGCGCTGCTGGGGCTGACCTTCCAGCCGGAGCTGTTCAAGGTGGGCGTGGCCGGCGCGCCGCCCGCCGACCTGGGCTGGGCGATGCGCTGGCTGCTCGCATCCGGGGAACAGGGCGACCTGCCGGACCGCTCGCTGCAGCAGACGCTGCGCGCGCTGTCGCTGGATGCCGGCGACCCGGCGACCTTCGCACGCCTGCATGCGCAGTCGCCGCTGGCGAACGCGTCGAAGATGCGCCGCCCGCTGCTGGTGATGGCCGGCGGCGCTGATCGCACGGTGGCGATCCGCGAGGTGACGCACTACGTCGCAACGCTGAAGGCGCAGGGCAGCCCGGTCACGTTGCTGGTGGAGCCGGGCGGCGGGCATTCGCCGCTAGCGCCGGTCGCGCGCGAAGCCTATCTGTTCGCGATGGAGACGATGCTGCAGCGTCACCTCGGTGGGCCGGAACCGGATCCGCCGGGCCAGCGCCTGCGCGCCTACCTGCGTGGGAACCTGCGGCTGGCCGGGCCGGAGTTTACGGGCTTCGCGAACAGGCCCGCGCGCTAG
- a CDS encoding DUF1801 domain-containing protein, with product MHPDTRTYNDAQSPDDRAICDLLANEIDRALPEAGNKVWHAHPVWFLDGNPVAGYSKLKSCIRLLFWSGQSFDEPGLQPEGSFKAAEARYGSVAEVDIAALHRWLGKARDIQWDYKNIVKRKGRLERLK from the coding sequence ATGCATCCCGACACACGCACCTACAACGATGCGCAGTCGCCGGACGACCGGGCGATCTGCGACCTGCTCGCCAACGAGATCGACCGCGCATTGCCAGAAGCCGGGAACAAGGTCTGGCACGCGCATCCGGTCTGGTTCCTCGACGGCAACCCGGTCGCCGGCTACAGCAAGCTGAAATCCTGCATCCGCCTGTTGTTCTGGAGCGGGCAATCCTTCGATGAGCCCGGCCTGCAACCCGAGGGCAGCTTCAAGGCCGCCGAGGCGCGCTACGGCTCCGTCGCCGAGGTGGACATCGCGGCCCTGCACCGCTGGCTGGGCAAGGCACGCGACATCCAGTGGGACTACAAGAACATCGTCAAACGCAAGGGCCGGCTGGAGCGGTTGAAGTGA